The DNA segment aaataaatgcaaaatcGCTTTTCAGCGTCAATTTAtccaataatacaataaaaaatacagggacaagcccagtagtccatctattcaaaatataatccCTGTTATAGGTCATAAGACAAGGGCcgaaataacaatgaaatatagaTACAAACACATTAACGTCACATACACAAATGGAAACACCAAACCATGTCAAGAGGTCGTaagtctatttttttattttcaaagttgaATAAATCTAGCCTTATGAAAATGTTTAGTGTGTTTACGGATGATATTTCCTTGATCACAGGAGCCTGTCTATTCTAAGGCGCACCTTCGCCAGTTGGCTGACCGGTAGCGGGAGGTTTCGCACTGTGTACTGGTAGGGCGCGTGCTCGGTTGACTATTCAATAAGGCGAGCTATTGCCCCGCTTTCCAGTTGCGGCGCTCAATAAGAGGCGGCCGGTGCCCCCGCTGGACCGGAATTAGGTGCTGAAACAGgttaaaattacattaaaaccTACTTTCTTTAAATGCTCGACGGAGGCCTTTCCGGGCTTcctgaattaaaaatatttatttggtgTAGTCTGTAGTTCTGCTCGTAGTTGACCCTTTCAACCTATATTCGTTTTTCATGATTATAACATTGATGGATGACATAAGCAAAAACTAGCCCATGATGTTGTCTACAAACTTGATTAAATTGTCTTTTACCAAACCGGTAGGCAGATACGACGATGAAATCTTCCTCGTTCAGTTTCAGGTTCTGGACAAGAGCGCGTCAATACAAGCTATGCAAACTTTTTGCCCAGCACTTTCGGCTAGCcatcttttttcatatttgattctCGTTGACGAGTCTCAAAGATCAGTGTATTTTACTCGACTGTATATGTACATGCATGTTCTACACTGTTTAATTTGCAGTGGGCAAATTTCAAGGAAAGTTAGTTTCTAAGTATGACATTCAAATTTTCGTAACTCGTTgctttttaatttcaatgtaaacAGAAGTGTTACCTTTGGTTAGTAATGCCTAGATATATCGTGTCGTTTGCGCTAGAGCTCGGGGCTCTAGGTTTCTGGGATGGCATCTGTTCAGACACGTTGAAATAGAGCTTAGCTCGTTTCTAGGCAGTTCCTTCCGCCGCGAGTGGAAGCCGCCGTCGCTTAAGGTTTAATACTTTTTCGTACATGATGCTTGGTACATTGGATGGCTGTTAAGGCTTTGAAAGTGTTGTATTGAACAAgtttttaaattagaaaattatCAATTGCCACTTTGAAAACAtgctatttattaaaatatgataatacgCCAAGTGCCGGGGCCATAATGCGGTGCATTTTGCCAGACTATTTGGCTCATTTACCTACCTTCATCCCGCTACTTGGCTTATTTTTGAATTGTCGAATATTATCCgcgccatttttttttcaatttgagcACCGACACTTTAGCCACGCCATTTGGCGCATTGTCGCATTTTCACACTTTCGCATCGAAAACACAAAATGAGAGCATCCCAACGGTACTATAGACACTTTGCTGCATTAACGGATCAAGTTTCAAGAGGAATCcctttaaatgacgtcatacacCTACCCTACCTCGTTTAAAACGAACGAAGGGAGGGTAGTAATATCATAAGTGTACACAACCTTACTTGATATTTCTTAATGTTACTATTTATCTTATTTTGGCCTTACAAGTTTACCTGTTATTTAACAAGTAATTGAAATATGATCGCGTAAAATGATGTCACTATAGCAGTTTGTGCTGATATATCAGATCATATTAAGGGTCAAATATTTTGCGTCCGTACATATGAGCCGtatcgcgcgattttgggccttcggacataattattacaaatgaaataatcattaataaaaaatgcccaaaataatgatttttctatgtaaatcaatttcttcctgacttctttctttttaaggtTTGTCATTGGTGAATCATTTTCTCGataatttatgaccattgatttactcatgtttccatagcaaccatggatttcgtcCCGACATATTTTTACTGGATtgatagtctgtgtttaaaacggccaaatgtattaaacatacaaaaatgattcattatttttatcttaatttatgttccttaaagattctgtgataagaaaataattataagctagttgtaatattgatacattattttTGCACGACATTTGAATAATGCACTTTCATTACGACGTCatttgaatgacgtcaaatttagtattcaaaatgcgcaatacatgaTCTCACTTGTAAACACTGAACTTACGCAATTTACGTGATATCAACATGAAATTTTCAGAATATCTTTCTGAAATtacatggcattcaaataccttaaaacattgtaatagcaAAAATATGTCCGAAGGGCCAAAATCCCGCGACGCGGctcatatatcatatatatccATTCACGTTGATATTTCAACAGATTCATATTTAAGTGCATAGCACTTCATTTTCTATCATGTAAAGcggtatatttttaaaagaaatcatgtGACCTCTTTACAATCTTATATAAGATATActaaagtaatatattttggaataatgacgaatatgtatatgatgtataAATTGATCTTGTGACATTTATCTATTGTTAGAATATTcggaaaatgttaaattttaccCACTATAACTTTAGCGATGATAATGAAGCTGTCTATTGCAGCTGTGTTTTTGCGTATCACATTACCACGATGTTTTTATATGGGACATCTGATACAAAAATACACcatcaaaatgatataaatgaaaacatttagtAAAAACCCTTATAGACGGAGTGTGGAATGTTTACATTAAGATTCAACATCACTATAATTGGAATATCGTATGATTTTATCATGGATGCCTGTATGCCGAAAGTCTAATGATAAcgcattagtttttttttcataatagaTACCTGTTTGTTAACTCCAAGTATTCACATGAGCGGTTAGTTTGGGTATTTTTAAGGCATGGAGCAGCAATACCGTCCCCTGTATTCCCTCCTACGAGATGGTCGCGTAACATTTCCATGCATCGTGACAAAGCAGCATGCGGGTGAGGCAGAGAAACAACTGCTTCTCAAGTCAAGGAGCACCAAACGGCTGAGGCTTGTGCGTGCAAGAGCCATTCACCGCAGCAATGGTACGTTCAAAAACTTTACATTAAGAATAATGTTGCTTAACTGTGTTTGTGATATATGCATACGATACATCTTATTATGGCAATGCTCTTAAAACTGGTAAAAGCGTTTTTGAAACAGGCATAAAATTCGTGTAAATCCACCACAACAAGCTCATGTGACCTTTTCATAGTGTAGTCATTAAGGAATTTGCTGAAGACAGCTAAATATCTGCACAACGataaaatacagttattttgCAGATGATAAGCAATCAACGTATACTCAAAACGACTTTTTCTTTCCGCTGGAATATCACGGTCTAATCGTTGAGAAAAGAAAGCAGTATTCGTGCATAACAGAGGTAAGTGAATGGTTTACATTTCGCAAAGCTTGTATACATGCATGATGAAAAGatcaaatacaaatgtattctGAACTGCAAACCCATCAAGTAATAGTTTAGTTGATACTACTCATGTTCGCTCGATTGTGACAAGCTTATCCCGCTTGAGTCCGTTTCCTAAATAGAAACCATTACTGGTGTCCATCTGAAGATGTCACAAGAATAAACGCCTgctggggatcgaacccacattCCTTTGGTGGGAGTCGGACACATATAACAGAAGACTTCTTTTACCCTCACGATTTCTCATCATGGGAATTAAAAGTCAAATTGACAATCAACAAGAGAAGTGTTGGCAACCGTGTTAACATATGTATTGTAGCTGATACTATTAGTTATGAGTTACATAGTTACATTTGTTGGCTATGAAGCTTAactctgtagttttcatattaTCAGAGATTAGTattaatttatgcattttgtatCATGACACGATTGGGGTCACCTTAGCTACGTTTGTgcaatgattttgttttcattcagaTCAAGCATGACAAAGTTAGGGAAATATATCTGGAGGATGATGCCGAGCTACTGAACACAGACGGAGATATGTCTTATTTCATGCCGAAGACAACGGAATTCAAACGCACCGAGTTTGTCCGGAATCAGACAGACATGGAAATGTGGCTAACTGATGAAAGCGATAATACTTATGTTGTTAAGGAGAAAACTCCTCTTTTCTTCTCCTCGCTTGTTCCTGTTCAGCCGATTTCAATCAAAGATTTTCTGGCATCCTGTAAATCACTTCCAGCAGACGTTTCGTTTGACGAAATCGCTTTTATTGACGTCGCTTCTCATGACAAATATGAAGAGTTTCGGCGGCTTTTTTCATGTGAGATTAGAATTATTGGTATAGAAGAGCGTGACGTCTTTGTTGCTTGGGAACATCAGAGAAGggatattttttcaatttctctTATCCCAGATTCTCTTGCACATCGCATACTTgtgaaagaaataattttcGACACATCAGAAGAAAAGGAAGATCATATTGGCAAACAATTTCAGAACTGCTATTTCGAGAACGTAGTATCTTCGAAGTTGTATCTCGTCAACGTTGACGATACAACCGAATCAAGCATAACCGTTACTGTTTTGCAAGACAAAGATGACGATATGAAACATCCCATTGGTGAGCCAGAACGCAAATCAGCTTTACCGGAAACGCGAGCTACCTCAAATGGTTATGCGATTGGATGTATAGCCAGTGGCTCATCAGATACAGAGGAAAGCCCAGCGGAGTGCAAGGACTTGACCCGGCAAACGTATAGAAACGAAAGTGAAACAATTGACAACCTGCAGCACACGTATGCAACTGTTTCTCGGAAAAACGTTgatacattaaaacaaagcTTGCCTCACAGAGGAAATCCTTTGTACGGTGAAAAAGAAACATTCGAGCTAGAATCTCCTTACGTGAATATCACGGTGAGCAAACCAATCAAATCTGTCGTTTCAACTGATTGTTCGGCGTATGAAACATACAGTATACCACCAAAGCGCTGCTCAGAAGAAACGCTTGAGTATGAAAACTGTTAAAGCTTTGTTTCACGTCAACAATTGTCATCACgaattatatgtaaatatatacctATGCCGTATGTTATATTTGCTTGACATTTAATGTATTCATATGTGTATCTCATAATAACACTTATTCTGATTTTCGCGTACAttactatatataataatttggTTTCTGAAATGTACTGCTTGTTGAACAATGATCATATGAAGTgtaattataaatgat comes from the Mya arenaria isolate MELC-2E11 chromosome 13, ASM2691426v1 genome and includes:
- the LOC128214469 gene encoding uncharacterized protein LOC128214469, coding for MEQQYRPLYSLLRDGRVTFPCIVTKQHAGEAEKQLLLKSRSTKRLRLVRARAIHRSNDDKQSTYTQNDFFFPLEYHGLIVEKRKQYSCITEIKHDKVREIYLEDDAELLNTDGDMSYFMPKTTEFKRTEFVRNQTDMEMWLTDESDNTYVVKEKTPLFFSSLVPVQPISIKDFLASCKSLPADVSFDEIAFIDVASHDKYEEFRRLFSCEIRIIGIEERDVFVAWEHQRRDIFSISLIPDSLAHRILVKEIIFDTSEEKEDHIGKQFQNCYFENVVSSKLYLVNVDDTTESSITVTVLQDKDDDMKHPIGEPERKSALPETRATSNGYAIGCIASGSSDTEESPAECKDLTRQTYRNESETIDNLQHTYATVSRKNVDTLKQSLPHRGNPLYGEKETFELESPYVNITVSKPIKSVVSTDCSAYETYSIPPKRCSEETLEYENC